The proteins below are encoded in one region of Halalkalicoccus jeotgali B3:
- a CDS encoding phosphoribosylaminoimidazolesuccinocarboxamide synthase, which produces MTSVKEFHVEHEPTASEPGVGAFVFTDAYSVFDWGRMPDAIPRKGASLCTMGAFNFESLESAGVPTHYRGVGEDARALAEVENPPVRMAIDLVQVPELPHEGRAYDYDAYHTEAGENYLVPLEIVFRNRVPEGSSLRRRSEPGEHGLDFEEWPDRPVELEEPIVEFSTKYEESDRYLAREEAETIAGKADLAALESVAHEVERVVSEQARSTGFVHEDGKIECCYVDGEVRVADVVGTFDENRFSYAGQQLSKEVLRGYHKRTQPDWVEAVESAKDDAKSENIADWRALCGRDPEPLPTEVVDLASEMYAAGTNAYTDEEWFAAPPIDAVIERVRSL; this is translated from the coding sequence ATGACGAGCGTCAAGGAGTTTCATGTCGAGCACGAACCGACGGCGTCCGAACCGGGCGTGGGTGCGTTCGTCTTCACGGACGCCTACTCGGTGTTCGACTGGGGACGGATGCCCGATGCGATCCCGCGAAAGGGCGCAAGCCTCTGTACGATGGGTGCGTTCAACTTCGAATCCCTCGAATCGGCGGGGGTGCCGACCCACTATCGGGGCGTCGGCGAGGACGCACGAGCGCTCGCCGAGGTCGAGAACCCACCCGTTCGGATGGCGATCGATCTCGTGCAGGTACCCGAACTGCCCCACGAGGGGCGCGCCTACGACTACGACGCTTACCACACCGAGGCGGGCGAGAACTACCTCGTCCCACTGGAAATCGTCTTTCGGAACCGGGTCCCGGAGGGATCGAGCCTGCGGCGGCGAAGCGAACCCGGCGAGCACGGACTCGACTTCGAGGAGTGGCCCGATCGGCCGGTCGAACTCGAGGAGCCGATCGTCGAGTTCTCGACGAAGTACGAGGAAAGCGACCGATATCTCGCGCGCGAGGAGGCCGAGACGATAGCTGGAAAAGCGGATCTGGCGGCCCTCGAATCGGTCGCCCACGAGGTCGAGCGCGTCGTGAGCGAACAGGCGCGCTCGACCGGGTTCGTCCACGAGGACGGCAAGATCGAGTGTTGTTACGTCGACGGCGAGGTCCGCGTCGCGGACGTGGTCGGCACTTTCGACGAGAACCGCTTTTCCTACGCGGGCCAGCAGCTCTCGAAGGAGGTCCTCAGAGGGTATCACAAACGCACCCAGCCCGACTGGGTCGAGGCGGTCGAGTCGGCCAAAGACGACGCGAAGTCCGAAAACATCGCCGACTGGCGGGCGCTCTGTGGGCGCGATCCCGAGCCCCTCCCTACAGAAGTCGTCGATCTGGCCTCCGAGATGTACGCAGCAGGGACGAACGCCTACACCGACGAGGAGTGGTTCGCGGCCCCGCCGATCGATGCGGTGATCGAGCGGGTCCGGTCGCTCTAG
- a CDS encoding NAD-dependent protein deacylase, with the protein MDDAIDRLASAIRRAESTVALTGAGLSTASGIPDFRGEEGIWNAQFDPADFRIERFLSDPAGFWTDRLALHEAMFGTEIEPNVAHEALATMESRGRLDAVITQNTDGLHAAAGSREVFELHGNAHRVVCMDCGHRGDAEPVRERVRGGERPPRCDCGGLLKPDVVLFGELLPEAIMAEAQRRARESDVFLAVGSSLTVEPAGSLPKIAARDGFLAVCNFDPTPHDDRAAVVLHEDVTEVLPALAARLA; encoded by the coding sequence ATGGACGACGCGATCGACCGACTCGCGAGCGCGATCCGTAGAGCCGAATCGACGGTCGCGCTGACCGGCGCGGGCCTCAGCACCGCCTCCGGGATCCCCGACTTCCGGGGCGAGGAGGGGATCTGGAACGCGCAGTTCGATCCCGCGGACTTCCGGATCGAACGTTTTCTCTCCGATCCCGCCGGCTTCTGGACCGACCGGCTGGCTCTTCACGAGGCGATGTTCGGTACGGAAATCGAGCCGAACGTCGCCCACGAGGCGCTCGCAACGATGGAGTCACGGGGACGACTCGACGCCGTAATCACGCAAAACACCGACGGCCTGCACGCCGCGGCGGGTTCTCGGGAAGTGTTCGAACTCCACGGTAACGCCCATAGAGTGGTCTGTATGGACTGTGGGCACAGGGGGGACGCCGAGCCGGTCCGCGAGCGGGTTCGCGGGGGCGAGCGTCCGCCCCGATGTGACTGTGGGGGGCTTCTCAAACCCGACGTGGTGCTCTTTGGCGAGTTGCTGCCCGAGGCGATCATGGCCGAGGCACAGCGCCGCGCCAGGGAAAGCGACGTCTTTCTCGCCGTCGGTTCCTCGCTGACGGTCGAACCCGCCGGCTCGCTTCCGAAGATCGCCGCCCGTGATGGGTTCCTCGCGGTCTGTAACTTCGACCCGACACCCCACGACGATCGGGCGGCTGTCGTCCTCCACGAGGACGTGACCGAAGTCCTACCCGCGCTCGCGGCGCGGCTCGCCTAG
- a CDS encoding N-acyl homoserine lactonase family protein translates to MIDATITPIDRGRVRADKNYMIEGYKLASASDPNPDAEIVETPVYDLVIEHPEATILWDTGSHPEAGDGYWPAYLYDAFEHYDAHDHPLEDDLERAGYSLPEIDAVIQSHLHLDHAGGLHNFAGTDTPIYVHEEELKHAYYSAKTAAGDPAYLARDFDHDLNWQVVHGERETHVEGIEFLHLPGHTPGLMGLRLALPEAGAVIVAGDQAYVAENYTEGLPLGPTLLWSKRDWYDSLRWLKELERREDATLFFGHDPDSLSRLEGGLR, encoded by the coding sequence ATGATCGACGCGACGATCACGCCGATCGACCGCGGGCGGGTCCGAGCCGACAAGAACTACATGATCGAGGGATACAAACTCGCGAGTGCGAGCGACCCGAACCCCGACGCCGAGATCGTCGAGACACCCGTCTACGATCTCGTGATCGAGCACCCCGAGGCGACGATCCTGTGGGACACCGGCTCGCATCCCGAGGCCGGCGACGGTTACTGGCCCGCGTACCTCTATGATGCCTTCGAGCACTACGATGCACACGACCACCCCCTCGAGGACGATCTAGAGCGGGCGGGCTATTCCCTCCCCGAGATCGACGCCGTGATCCAGAGTCACCTGCATCTGGATCACGCCGGCGGCCTGCACAATTTCGCGGGTACCGACACCCCGATCTACGTCCACGAGGAGGAGTTGAAACACGCCTACTACAGCGCGAAGACCGCCGCGGGCGATCCCGCGTATCTCGCTCGGGATTTCGACCACGATCTGAACTGGCAAGTCGTCCACGGCGAGCGCGAGACACACGTCGAGGGGATCGAATTCCTCCACCTGCCCGGCCATACGCCGGGACTGATGGGGCTTCGCTTGGCGCTTCCCGAAGCCGGGGCCGTGATCGTCGCGGGCGATCAGGCCTACGTCGCCGAGAACTACACCGAGGGGCTCCCGCTCGGGCCGACCCTTCTGTGGAGCAAACGGGACTGGTACGACAGCCTTCGATGGCTCAAAGAACTGGAACGCCGCGAGGACGCGACGCTGTTTTTCGGTCACGACCCCGACTCGCTCTCGCGTCTCGAAGGCGGGCTCCGCTAG
- a CDS encoding LLM class flavin-dependent oxidoreductase, with the protein MSRGVLIPETDPTPDFADWIGSLGYDSIWANELWGHDAFVTLAAIAPHTDAALGTAIVNVYSRSPAVLAGAASSLSTLASGPIRLGIGPSTSKAIEDLHGHEFDRPVRRLHETAELVHAFTAGEGRVEYDGEVISVRDFPALDGDVSVYAAALGETSRRATGRTADGWLPHMIPFDELENAFETVRQTAREAGRDPALDVSPYVPAAVAEDPEAAREAIRGHVAYYVGSGEGYRRAVSKRFPDEADRIATAWAAGERGRAREEVTDGMVEALGVAGTPEGARERFERVAGTAPITEPIVVVPSNAGRELAERTIETLAP; encoded by the coding sequence ATGTCACGCGGCGTCTTGATTCCCGAAACCGACCCAACCCCCGACTTTGCCGACTGGATCGGCTCCTTGGGGTACGACTCGATCTGGGCCAACGAACTCTGGGGACACGACGCGTTCGTCACGCTCGCGGCGATCGCGCCCCACACCGACGCGGCGCTCGGGACCGCCATCGTTAACGTCTACTCCCGGTCGCCGGCGGTACTCGCGGGCGCGGCCTCGTCCCTCTCGACGCTCGCCTCCGGGCCGATCAGACTGGGCATCGGCCCGAGCACGTCCAAGGCGATCGAGGACCTCCACGGCCACGAGTTCGACCGGCCCGTCCGCCGACTGCACGAGACGGCTGAACTCGTCCACGCGTTCACCGCGGGCGAGGGGCGCGTCGAGTACGACGGGGAGGTCATTTCAGTCCGGGATTTCCCGGCACTCGACGGCGATGTATCCGTCTACGCCGCCGCACTGGGTGAGACGAGTCGCCGCGCGACCGGGCGAACCGCCGACGGCTGGCTGCCACACATGATCCCGTTCGACGAGCTGGAAAACGCGTTCGAGACCGTCCGGCAAACCGCCCGCGAGGCCGGCCGGGACCCCGCGCTCGACGTCTCGCCGTACGTCCCCGCGGCGGTCGCCGAGGACCCCGAAGCAGCGCGCGAGGCGATCCGCGGCCACGTCGCCTACTACGTCGGTAGCGGCGAGGGCTATCGCCGGGCGGTCTCGAAACGCTTCCCCGACGAAGCCGACCGGATCGCGACCGCGTGGGCGGCGGGCGAGCGCGGACGTGCCCGCGAGGAAGTCACCGACGGGATGGTCGAGGCGCTCGGGGTGGCAGGAACTCCTGAAGGGGCACGCGAGCGGTTCGAGCGGGTCGCGGGGACGGCCCCGATCACCGAGCCGATCGTCGTGGTGCCCTCGAACGCAGGAAGAGAACTGGCCGAGCGAACGATCGAAACACTCGCGCCCTAA
- a CDS encoding HAD family hydrolase yields MDAVFFDIGGVLLDSATVRQAHERFVSDLYARSEVDDPESALETWRTELGAHFREREGTEFRSARAGYERAIDALGVDGEWESTFERVLAETIEPNPGAVEAVETLAGHEVHLGVISDVDAEEGRRILDTFDVREAFDSVTISEEVGWTKPDPAMFETALGKSETVPERSLMVGDRYRHDIEGAKAVGLRTAIYGAEDGPAVDHRLADLREIPALV; encoded by the coding sequence ATGGACGCCGTGTTCTTCGACATCGGCGGCGTGCTCCTCGATTCGGCCACGGTCCGGCAGGCCCACGAGCGCTTCGTCAGCGACCTGTACGCCCGCAGCGAGGTCGACGATCCCGAGAGCGCCCTTGAAACGTGGCGCACGGAGTTGGGTGCGCACTTCCGCGAGCGCGAGGGGACGGAGTTCCGATCCGCGCGGGCGGGCTACGAGCGAGCGATCGATGCGCTCGGCGTCGACGGGGAGTGGGAGTCGACTTTCGAGCGTGTGCTGGCCGAGACGATCGAACCGAACCCCGGAGCGGTCGAGGCCGTCGAGACGCTCGCCGGACACGAGGTCCATCTGGGCGTGATCAGCGACGTCGACGCCGAAGAGGGGCGGCGGATCCTCGATACGTTCGACGTTCGCGAGGCGTTCGACTCGGTCACCATCTCCGAGGAGGTCGGGTGGACGAAACCCGATCCGGCGATGTTCGAGACGGCTCTCGGAAAGTCCGAAACCGTTCCCGAGCGCTCGCTGATGGTCGGCGACCGGTATCGCCACGACATCGAGGGTGCGAAGGCGGTCGGACTGCGGACGGCGATCTACGGCGCCGAGGACGGGCCGGCGGTCGATCACCGACTCGCGGACCTCCGGGAGATCCCTGCCCTCGTTTAG
- the cofH gene encoding 7,8-didemethyl-8-hydroxy-5-deazariboflavin synthase subunit CofH, with product MAVTPAVEREFAFDHRPETDQSFENALAKARAGERLSVADATELLTTGSESAGIDPDRKELVLEAADTRRAEVVGEEVTFVTNLNNNLTTACNTGCLFCNFKDTASNFERGSDVEHPGFTKTPAESREIVSEALEMGIYEVCSVSGLHPAFALDAEHLEILQSADEGPELNFKQPELYATDPHTYVKQIEAMAVGDVHVHSMTPEEAYHARRGTDWSYEEVYGRLKEAGLDSVPGTAAEILVDEVREVICPGKIGSDEWERAIEAAANVGLDTTATIMYGHVENEAHRAMHLKRVRDLQDRTGVITEFVPLSFIHQSTPLYERDVVTGGASTHEDELMIAVSRLFLDNVENIQSSWVKYGDEQGLKMLSCGANDFMGTILSEEITKRAGGEHGEFRDVSDLVEMIASVGRVPVERSTDYREKRRIDPGEGSHGPLLGPRADGSPMVVE from the coding sequence ATGGCCGTCACGCCCGCGGTCGAACGGGAGTTCGCGTTCGATCACCGACCGGAGACCGACCAGTCCTTCGAGAACGCGCTCGCGAAGGCACGCGCGGGCGAGCGGCTCTCCGTCGCGGACGCGACCGAACTGCTGACGACCGGATCCGAAAGCGCGGGAATCGACCCCGACCGGAAGGAACTGGTACTGGAGGCGGCCGACACACGGCGCGCGGAGGTCGTCGGCGAGGAGGTCACGTTCGTCACGAACCTCAACAACAACCTCACCACGGCCTGTAATACGGGCTGTCTGTTCTGTAACTTCAAGGACACCGCGAGCAACTTCGAGCGCGGTTCGGACGTCGAGCATCCCGGCTTTACGAAAACTCCAGCAGAGTCCCGGGAGATCGTTTCCGAGGCCCTCGAAATGGGGATCTACGAGGTCTGTTCGGTCTCCGGGCTCCATCCGGCCTTTGCGCTCGACGCCGAGCACCTCGAAATACTGCAAAGCGCGGACGAGGGCCCCGAACTGAACTTCAAGCAGCCCGAGCTCTACGCCACCGATCCGCATACTTACGTCAAGCAGATCGAGGCGATGGCGGTCGGGGACGTCCACGTCCACTCGATGACGCCCGAGGAGGCGTATCACGCCCGCCGGGGCACCGACTGGAGCTACGAGGAGGTCTACGGGCGACTGAAGGAGGCGGGACTCGACTCGGTTCCGGGAACCGCCGCGGAGATCCTCGTCGACGAGGTCCGCGAGGTGATCTGTCCGGGCAAGATCGGCTCCGACGAGTGGGAACGCGCGATCGAGGCTGCGGCGAACGTGGGACTCGATACGACCGCGACGATCATGTATGGCCACGTCGAGAACGAGGCCCACCGGGCGATGCACCTAAAGCGGGTCCGGGACCTCCAGGACCGGACCGGCGTCATCACCGAGTTCGTGCCCCTGTCATTCATTCATCAGTCGACGCCGCTGTACGAGCGCGACGTGGTCACGGGCGGGGCGAGCACCCACGAGGACGAACTCATGATCGCGGTCTCGCGGCTCTTTCTCGACAACGTCGAGAACATTCAGTCCAGCTGGGTGAAGTACGGCGACGAGCAGGGCCTGAAGATGCTCTCGTGTGGCGCCAACGACTTCATGGGGACGATCCTCTCCGAGGAGATCACCAAGCGCGCGGGCGGGGAACACGGCGAGTTCCGGGACGTCTCCGATCTCGTCGAGATGATCGCCTCGGTCGGGCGAGTGCCGGTCGAGCGCTCGACCGACTATCGCGAGAAACGCCGGATCGATCCCGGCGAGGGATCCCACGGGCCGCTGCTGGGCCCGCGGGCCGACGGGTCGCCCATGGTCGTCGAGTGA
- a CDS encoding metal-dependent hydrolase: protein MNTTHGAIGVAMASVTVLVLPEFAVVAAVAALLGSVFPDLDLLVGTHRKTLHFPIVGWVLALPATVWAALAPSLVSVGAAFFALGATVHAVTDAVGAGHELRPWERTSQQAVYAHALGRWITPRRWVRYDGAPEDLALMGVVTLPVLALYDGVVRNVMLAALGVSVIYTAIRKRMPELTPDWIKDSE, encoded by the coding sequence ATGAACACCACTCACGGCGCCATCGGGGTGGCGATGGCGTCCGTGACGGTCCTCGTGTTGCCGGAGTTCGCGGTCGTCGCCGCCGTCGCCGCCCTCCTCGGGAGTGTCTTCCCCGACCTCGACCTCCTCGTCGGAACCCACCGAAAGACGCTTCACTTCCCGATCGTCGGCTGGGTCCTCGCCCTGCCCGCGACCGTCTGGGCCGCCCTTGCGCCCTCCCTCGTGAGCGTCGGGGCGGCGTTTTTCGCCCTCGGGGCGACCGTCCACGCCGTGACCGACGCCGTGGGCGCGGGCCACGAACTCCGCCCGTGGGAACGGACCTCCCAGCAGGCGGTCTACGCCCACGCGCTGGGGCGCTGGATCACCCCCCGGCGGTGGGTCCGCTACGACGGCGCGCCCGAGGACCTCGCGCTGATGGGTGTGGTCACGCTGCCTGTGCTTGCCCTCTACGACGGGGTCGTCAGGAACGTCATGCTCGCGGCGCTCGGGGTGTCGGTCATCTACACGGCGATCAGAAAGCGCATGCCCGAGCTCACGCCCGACTGGATAAAGGACTCCGAGTGA
- the cofG gene encoding 7,8-didemethyl-8-hydroxy-5-deazariboflavin synthase subunit CofG — protein sequence MIPGAAEHDVDLTFDEREIDQALSVGPEDVSPAPTLTFARNVFVPLTTACRYTCTYCTYYDPPGRATLLSREEVREILERGVEAGCTEALFTFGDDPDDRYTAVHDQLAEWGHDSIHAYLREMCDLALDVGILPHSNPGDQTEEQMAAVSEVNASMGVMLETTADVQAHGGPRAKSPGQRLATIRTAGELGVPFTTGILVGIGEGWRDRAESLLAIRELHERYGHVQEVIVQPVSNNERWREGSPELETMRRTVAMARATLPEEVSVQVPPNLAPVRELLDCGIDDLGGVSPVTTDHVNPDYAWPALRELEDIADGAGVPLEERLPVYDRYVESEWISERVRRGIDVLTRSPLSSRA from the coding sequence ATGATCCCGGGTGCGGCCGAACACGACGTCGATCTCACATTCGACGAGCGCGAGATCGATCAGGCGCTCTCCGTCGGCCCCGAAGACGTCTCGCCGGCCCCGACGCTCACCTTCGCGCGCAACGTCTTCGTTCCCCTGACGACGGCCTGTCGCTATACGTGTACGTACTGTACGTACTACGACCCGCCCGGTCGGGCGACGCTCCTCTCTCGCGAGGAGGTACGAGAGATTCTCGAGAGGGGCGTCGAGGCGGGCTGTACGGAGGCGCTGTTTACCTTCGGCGACGATCCCGACGACCGCTACACCGCGGTTCACGACCAGCTCGCCGAGTGGGGCCACGATTCGATCCACGCCTACCTGCGCGAGATGTGCGACCTCGCACTCGACGTCGGCATCCTGCCCCACTCGAATCCCGGCGATCAGACCGAAGAACAGATGGCCGCGGTCAGCGAGGTGAACGCGAGCATGGGCGTCATGTTGGAGACGACCGCCGACGTGCAGGCCCACGGCGGTCCCCGGGCGAAGTCGCCGGGTCAACGGCTCGCGACCATCCGCACCGCGGGCGAACTCGGGGTCCCCTTCACCACCGGAATCCTCGTCGGGATCGGCGAGGGGTGGCGTGATCGGGCCGAAAGTCTGCTCGCGATCCGCGAGCTTCACGAGCGCTACGGGCACGTCCAGGAGGTAATCGTCCAGCCCGTCTCGAACAACGAACGGTGGCGCGAGGGCTCGCCGGAGCTCGAAACGATGCGCCGAACCGTCGCGATGGCGCGTGCGACCCTGCCCGAGGAGGTCTCGGTGCAGGTCCCCCCGAACCTCGCGCCGGTACGGGAGTTGCTCGACTGCGGGATCGACGATTTAGGGGGCGTCTCGCCGGTCACCACCGACCACGTCAACCCCGATTACGCCTGGCCCGCGCTCAGGGAGCTAGAGGACATCGCCGACGGGGCGGGCGTCCCCCTCGAGGAGCGCCTGCCGGTCTACGACCGCTACGTCGAGTCGGAGTGGATCTCCGAGCGGGTGCGTCGGGGGATCGACGTACTCACTCGGAGTCCTTTATCCAGTCGGGCGTGA
- the cofC gene encoding 2-phospho-L-lactate guanylyltransferase, with translation MRVVVPFATVDPKTRLSGPLDPEERREFSRAMLGDVLESVREAGGEPEVLATAPLDVDTPATVDDRPLTEAVNAALEPETAVVMADLPLLTAETIEGLFETPGDVVLAPGRGGGTNALLSREPEFRVDYHGGSFLKHRASASEIGSVGVVDSHRLATDIDEPADLVEVLIHGEGRAVQWLREAGFSLVRTESRLAVDRAPDGR, from the coding sequence ATGCGCGTCGTCGTCCCGTTTGCCACGGTCGATCCGAAAACTCGACTCTCGGGGCCACTCGATCCCGAGGAGCGACGCGAATTCTCGCGAGCGATGCTCGGGGACGTACTGGAGTCGGTTCGGGAAGCGGGCGGCGAGCCCGAAGTGCTCGCGACCGCTCCCCTCGACGTTGACACTCCCGCGACCGTCGACGACCGGCCGCTGACCGAGGCGGTCAATGCGGCCCTCGAACCCGAAACTGCGGTCGTGATGGCCGACCTGCCGCTCCTCACCGCCGAAACAATCGAAGGGCTGTTCGAGACCCCCGGCGACGTCGTGCTCGCGCCGGGCCGCGGCGGCGGGACGAACGCCCTCCTGTCGAGGGAACCCGAGTTCCGGGTCGACTACCACGGCGGCTCGTTTCTCAAACACCGCGCGAGCGCGTCGGAGATCGGATCGGTGGGGGTCGTCGACTCCCATCGGCTCGCGACCGACATCGACGAACCCGCCGACCTCGTCGAGGTGTTGATCCACGGCGAGGGGCGGGCAGTCCAGTGGCTCCGGGAGGCGGGGTTCTCCCTGGTTCGAACGGAGAGTCGACTGGCGGTCGATCGAGCGCCGGACGGCCGGTAG
- a CDS encoding tubulin/FtsZ family protein, translating to MKLAMIGFGQAGGKIVDRFLAYDDRTGSAIVRAAIAVNTAKADLLGLTHVPEESRVLIGQARVKGHGVGADNELGAEVTEEDIGEIQGAIDGIPTHEIDAFLVVAGMGGGTGSGGAPVLARHLKRIYTEPVYGLGVLPGSDEGGIYTLNAARSFQTFVREVDNLMVFDNDSWRKTGESVEGGYREINEEIVTRFGILFGAGEVGAGDEIAESVVDSSEIINTLSGGGVSTVGYASEALSREESSGGGLLSRFTGGNEPEIDTAHTTNRITSLVRKAALGRLTLPCEIEGTERALLVMAGPPRYLNRKGIERGRKWIEQQTGSMEVRGGDYPVSGASEVSAVLLLSGINDVPRIRDLQRVAVEAQDNIEDIRSERDTNLEGLVTDDGDELDPLF from the coding sequence ATGAAACTCGCGATGATCGGGTTCGGGCAAGCCGGCGGAAAGATCGTCGATCGGTTCCTGGCGTACGACGACCGCACCGGGAGTGCGATCGTCCGTGCGGCGATCGCGGTCAACACCGCCAAGGCGGACCTGCTCGGACTCACACACGTCCCCGAAGAGAGCCGCGTACTGATCGGCCAAGCACGAGTAAAGGGCCACGGCGTCGGCGCTGACAACGAACTCGGTGCGGAGGTCACCGAGGAGGACATCGGCGAGATCCAGGGCGCGATCGACGGGATCCCCACCCACGAGATCGACGCCTTCCTCGTCGTGGCGGGCATGGGCGGTGGGACCGGAAGCGGCGGCGCGCCCGTCCTCGCACGCCACCTCAAACGCATCTACACCGAACCGGTCTACGGGCTCGGCGTCCTGCCGGGCAGCGACGAGGGCGGGATCTACACGCTCAACGCCGCCCGGTCGTTCCAGACGTTCGTCCGCGAGGTGGACAATCTGATGGTCTTCGACAACGACTCGTGGCGCAAGACCGGCGAATCCGTCGAGGGCGGCTATCGTGAGATCAACGAGGAGATCGTTACCCGCTTTGGCATCCTCTTTGGCGCCGGCGAGGTCGGCGCCGGCGACGAGATCGCAGAGAGCGTCGTCGACTCCTCGGAGATCATCAACACCCTTTCGGGGGGCGGGGTCTCGACGGTGGGCTACGCATCGGAGGCCCTCAGCCGGGAGGAGTCGAGTGGCGGCGGGTTACTCTCGCGCTTTACCGGCGGGAACGAACCCGAGATCGATACCGCTCACACGACAAATCGGATCACGAGTCTGGTCCGCAAGGCTGCACTCGGCCGATTGACGCTTCCCTGCGAGATCGAGGGGACCGAACGCGCCCTGCTCGTGATGGCCGGTCCGCCCCGGTATCTCAACCGCAAGGGGATCGAACGCGGCCGGAAGTGGATCGAACAGCAGACCGGTAGCATGGAGGTTCGGGGCGGTGACTACCCCGTGTCTGGCGCATCGGAGGTTTCGGCTGTCCTCCTCCTGTCGGGCATCAACGACGTGCCCCGGATCCGCGACCTCCAGCGGGTCGCCGTCGAGGCACAGGACAACATCGAGGACATCCGCTCGGAGCGCGATACGAACCTCGAAGGGCTGGTCACCGACGACGGCGACGAACTCGATCCGCTGTTCTAG
- a CDS encoding complex I NDUFA9 subunit family protein: MKVLVTGGTGFIGRHLCAKLAQRGHDVTALARSPDASSLPADVAVERGDVTDRGTLDFAGQDVVVNLVALSPLFEPKGEKTHESVHLDGTRNVVDAAEAAGVSRLVQMSALGADPDGPTAYIRAKGKAERVVEASELDWTIFRPSVVFGDGGEFVEFTRKLTPPVIAPLPGGGRTRFQPIWVEDIASLLADAVEDERHVGETYEIGGPEVLTMAEVAKLSRGGGVTVVPIPMAFAKIGSAAIDPLPFIPFGTDQVRSLEFDNTTRENDLGAFGVNEADLLTLEEYLNGR, encoded by the coding sequence ATGAAGGTTCTCGTAACCGGCGGGACGGGATTCATCGGACGACATCTCTGTGCCAAGCTCGCACAGCGGGGCCACGACGTGACTGCACTCGCGCGCTCGCCGGACGCGAGTTCCCTCCCGGCGGATGTCGCCGTCGAACGGGGAGACGTCACCGACCGCGGAACGCTCGATTTCGCGGGCCAGGACGTGGTAGTGAACCTCGTCGCGCTCTCGCCGCTGTTCGAACCGAAAGGCGAGAAGACCCACGAATCGGTCCACCTCGACGGGACGCGAAACGTCGTCGACGCCGCCGAGGCGGCGGGCGTCTCGCGGCTGGTACAGATGAGCGCACTCGGTGCCGATCCCGACGGGCCGACGGCGTACATCCGCGCGAAGGGCAAGGCCGAGCGCGTCGTCGAGGCGTCGGAGCTCGACTGGACGATCTTCCGGCCCTCGGTAGTGTTCGGCGACGGCGGGGAGTTCGTCGAGTTCACGCGGAAACTCACCCCGCCCGTGATCGCGCCGCTGCCCGGCGGGGGCCGGACGCGATTCCAGCCGATCTGGGTCGAGGATATCGCATCGCTGCTTGCCGACGCCGTCGAAGACGAGCGCCACGTCGGCGAGACCTACGAGATCGGCGGCCCCGAGGTGCTGACGATGGCGGAGGTGGCGAAACTCTCCCGGGGCGGCGGGGTGACGGTCGTCCCGATCCCGATGGCGTTCGCCAAGATCGGATCCGCAGCGATCGACCCGCTGCCCTTCATCCCCTTTGGAACCGATCAGGTCCGGTCGCTCGAGTTCGACAACACCACCCGCGAGAACGACCTCGGAGCGTTCGGCGTGAACGAGGCCGACTTGCTGACTCTCGAGGAGTACCTGAACGGTCGATAG
- the tmk gene encoding dTMP kinase: MLLTLEGLDGSGKSTVHEALQDTYPDAVFTREPTDSWYGEAVARSISDAEADPLAELFLYTADHADHLSRVVRPALDAGKLVISDRYSDSRYAYQGAALAGAIDRPMEYVRGVHSPFTRSPDLTIYLDVDPETGARRSGASNKFEQSEYLGRVRANYERLIDAEPGRFVRIDATRSPETVLDRVEGVLSEVL; this comes from the coding sequence ATGCTCCTCACGCTCGAAGGCCTCGACGGCAGCGGCAAGAGCACCGTCCACGAGGCCCTCCAGGACACATACCCCGACGCCGTCTTCACCCGCGAACCGACCGACTCGTGGTACGGCGAGGCGGTCGCGCGCTCGATCTCCGACGCCGAAGCCGACCCGCTTGCCGAACTGTTCCTCTACACCGCCGACCATGCCGATCACCTCTCGCGGGTCGTCCGGCCGGCCCTCGACGCGGGGAAACTGGTGATCTCCGATCGGTACTCCGATTCGCGCTACGCGTATCAGGGCGCGGCGTTGGCCGGCGCCATCGATCGCCCGATGGAGTACGTCCGGGGGGTTCACTCGCCGTTTACCCGTTCGCCCGATCTGACGATCTACCTCGACGTCGATCCCGAGACGGGCGCGAGACGCAGCGGTGCGAGCAACAAATTCGAACAGTCCGAGTACTTGGGGCGCGTCCGGGCGAACTACGAGCGACTCATCGACGCCGAGCCCGGGCGGTTCGTCCGGATCGACGCCACCCGCTCGCCCGAAACGGTCCTCGATCGGGTCGAGGGGGTCCTCTCGGAGGTGCTCTAG